In Pseudochaenichthys georgianus chromosome 6, fPseGeo1.2, whole genome shotgun sequence, a single window of DNA contains:
- the LOC117447611 gene encoding dispanin subfamily A member 2b-like encodes MTTLGRYEGFHGQPGVSTVVQCTPVSVPPEPPRDHIIWSLCCLFYANPCCLGLAALIFSIKARDRKVVGDMEGARHYGSTARCLNTCATVWVSIMILIFIITFTTVTVLAKQAAQTGTGIEMQNINNN; translated from the exons atgacgactctg GGGAGATACGAAGGGTTTCATGGACAGCCTGGAGTATCTACAGTGGTTCAGTGCACACCTGTGAGCGTCCCCCCTGAGCCACCCAGGGACCACATAATCTGGTCCCTCTGCTGCTTGTTCTACGCAAACCCCTGTTGCCTGGGACTGGCGGCCCTCATCTTCTCCATCAAG GCCAGAGACCGGAAGGTGGTTGGAGATATGGAAGGAGCCCGACACTACGGCTCCACCGCCCGCTGCCTCAACACCTGCGCCACAGTCTGGGTTTCCATCATGATCCTTATTTTCATTATTACATTCACCACTGTAACTGTACTGGCAAAGCAGGCCGCCCAAACTGGCACTGGCATCGAAATGCAGAACATCAATAACAATTAA